The sequence AAATCATACAGGTAGAGTGTTGATAGTCAGGTCGCTATTTCTCCAACACTCGTTATACATTTCTTTTGCTCGTTTCTCTCCAAAATTCGCGAAAAAAACTGTTTGCACGTACGTAGCTCTAATGCTAGTCGTAGATATGGACACTCGTAGACTTCAGGAATCGGATCATATGATGATATAACACTCAGTTCCCGAGCAGAGACGTCAAGAACGCCAACCCCGCAATCAGGATCATGATGTTGAGGAAGTAGTTGGACTGCATGGGCTTGTCCGGGCTGCCTCCAAACCCCTCGTACTCCGCCCTGATCTTTTGCTTCATCGCATCCGACAACTCCCTCTGCGAGTTCACCCGCAACATGCTCGATCAGCTTACCATCAAGCTGCCATCTGCATTGTAAGAGTTCAATAGAGGAGGCAAGTGCAAGTGCTTTTACCTTTCCATACGAGTAATTGGCAGCGATGAAGGGCTCCGGCTGCGGAGCTGCGCCGTTGTTGTCGTCCGCTGTCGCTGTTGCTACTGCCGCTCCTACCGCTACCAGTGTAGGTTCTTCCGTCTTCTCGTCGGAAGGTGAAGAGCATGTGTCATCGTCGAGTGAGAATCCCTGAATGGCAATTATTACATGACATGCATGAAGTTAAGCTGCAACTAATTAACGTTTATATTTGCAAATGACTATGAGTCATTCATTTAAGTGGTTAGAATAATTATTACTTCCTATGAGTATGAGGTAAGAGGTGAAATTTATATTTATTTAGTTTTCTGTTTTGTAAAATAGGAAAGTTTTATGTATCAAATCTTTTTTCTAGATCTAATTAATGCATGCACAATCTATTAGATGTGGTAAATCTTTGCATTTTGCAACTTCAAATATAACATAATTTGGTTTATCATAAATATAACATGGCAACCAGTATAAGAGCATTtccaagagactagctaaatagcttgtcaagctaaattttagctacttaTTAGCATAATAACTCTCCAATAGACTAGTCATTTAGCTTGCTAAACTATCTGGCTCTCTAAATTAACCTTCtcgctagccaaatttggctagcaactctcgctagccaagctaacttgcatgttggagagtctgttggaatgagatgctatatatagagtttaataTTTATGGAGCGATAAATAAATAGTCAAATAGAGAGTAAAAAATAAAGAGTCTCTTGAAGATGCTATAATGTAACGTATTCTAGGCAACGGTGGGGCAGGTAGACCTCGAGCCCCTCTACCGCTCCTTAGGCCCATGGAGTCCACTAGAGCCGAGCCTCACTGGAGCCCCCTACAATTTTAATTTTAAATATACACGGTATAATTAATAAGAGGCTTCTATACTATAATGATTTAATTCAATCCCTCAAAAAAATTTATAGCTCCGTCTCTTCGTGTACATGTGCATGCTTAATTTGAAGGACGATATCATGATGTAACCTACTACGCGTACGTATTAGATTAAATATAACTGGACAAAAAAAACTTGTCTGTTTTTTTCTAAAACTCGACCTAAGCAACTTTAACAAAAACCATATGTTTCTTTAGAGTGATTCGAGACAAAAAAATCAAGCAAAGAACAAGCAAACTACAGGAACTAAATACTCCTTCCATTGCAAATTTTATGGTCCATAGCTTTTGTTATGTACCTAGATACGCATTATTTCTAGATAGATAGCAACATCTATGTACCTAAAAATATTGAAAGGACTTATATTTTGGAACGGAGGAAGTAAGTCATTTTACATGGAAGACCTACAGAATAGATATTGTCCTAGTGTCTGTTTACTCATTTACTAAAATTGTGACTTGCTGTAGAAGGCCAAAATAGATGGTAACACTAACCTCAGGAGGATCAAACTTTGCACCAAGATCGCTCAGCTTAGCATGAGCTTCACCATAGTCTTTAAAGAACGCTTCCTGGTCCTCTGCATACTTTTCTGCGTATACCTGAATGTGCCATAGATTCTCAGTCAATGCAAGAACGATCTTGAAAAAAAAACAGAAGTTGCAAGCTGAGCTCAAGTTCAACCTTGAACGATGGGTCCTCAAATAATGCAGCATCTGTAGGCAAAACTAGAAGATCCTGTTCCTTCTGCTCTTTCCAGGGAAGCTGGCTCAAAAACTTCATGTCCTGAATTTCGTTCAAAAAAAATAACTTCATCTCCTGAAGCATTGTTAACAGCATAATCATCAGAGATTCTAGTGAATAATATGATCTATAAACACGACAAAAACGAAACGTACCTTGAAGTAACTATTATCAAACTTCAACCACTCAACTGTCCATGATTGCCCTCCAGGCTCACCAGGCCCATCCTTCTGCAAAATGCAACACCTCAGTACTGGTTAATTGAAACTAACCAGATTCACAACCTGCCCGGTAATGAAATTTGCAAAGATAGTATGGGTATGAGAAGTGAGAAGAACAGAAGTTGTCAATAGTATGTTATGGCAAGTGGACCAGTCCAGGGACCCACGTGGGTTCTTCCTGCTGCCCCAGCCAATCCATATCATAGTACAACACCAAGAATATGCTATCAGGTAAGTTTTTGCATCTTATTATGTTCTGACACTAAACATTAGCAAAAGGAGTCCGGAGTGTAGAAGTTATCAAGTCTTATCGTTTCATCAAAAAAAGTTATCAAGTCTTATCAGGTAATTCCACTGTAAGGAAAAGTACCCCAGGAATTGGAAGTCAGAATATGATAGCAAATTGTGTGTTCCGTACTAAAAAAACAGGATAAGGGACAGTGGATGGTTCAAGCAGGCCCAAAAACTCTGAATTCCTGAGAATAACCTATTGTTTCTTATTTAAACTGAAGAAAATAGACCATAAAAACATACAGTATATTTTGTTTCTAGCTTTCCCCAGCCACTCCGGTCAGGCCTTGCTCTTCCAAGTGTGTGTGCTCCAGATAGTGCAACAATTTCCTGCACAAATGTCCCGAAAGTTCAATGACATAGCTCTAGAAAATACAGATAGACAGTTAAGTTTCGAAATCACCACACCTTGTCATCAAGGCCCATTCTATAAAATACCTCCCTAAGGTGTTCAGCAGGATCACGTGGGCCAGCATCTGCAGAACATGTGCATTAGCAACAATTCCGGCAACCTTGATAGGCACCTCTCATAAGTCACATTCCAAGCATTGAACAAAACAACAATGAAACATTGATATGGAATGAAGAACCCATTAGAAACACTGACCAGGAAGCCTCCCCTCGGGCGGACACTGTTCAGCTGCTGTGACATCAACACGTCCATATTTCATTGGAATTTTTGGACCACCAGCTTCCTGTATCATGTGATTGACAAAACATATGACTGCATAGACTTGAGTGATAAAGTGACCAAGTCAGATACTTAATCAGAGAAAGGACAGTGACCTCAATCGCCGTAGCACTTGCTAACTGGAACAAATCTGCATAAGTGATACCTGGGTATTTGTCCTTGATAGGCTGGATAAGCTTCAATGCATTAATCAGGCCTGTGAAAATCAAGTCAAAATCTACAAGTTACTACTGACCTAGAAAGTGTAAGAAATTCAGACTGTAAAAAAAATGACCTGAGGGCTAAGATAACCCCTGTGTATTGTATTAAGAAAAAATCTTCTCAATAAAACCCTTAGAGGCTTAGACTGTCACCCATACGTAGCGGTAAAACCGTAACCCATGAGAGATCGACCACGACCAAAACTAGGTTTGAGACATATGTCCATACACAATGGTACTGTAGCCCACGTGAGAACGAACACAACCGAAACTAGACCTTAGACCTATGTTTTGGTGTCGGATAGACAAGAGGATTTTTTTTAAGCCACTGTGAAATTCGCAACCACTAGCAAGAAAGTAGGAAATACCCGCATTGGCTCCATGACTCAGCTCAGCATCGAACCTTAAACTTCCATTAGCTCCACCTCGCTGTGGCCAGTCCTTAATATTCTTGTCATAGGTACCAGAATCATGCCACCCCAGACGGACCTGAACAGAGTGAAAAGCATTAACTTATTGACAAAACACAAAATGACTACAGGGACATAGTTGGTACATAACCAGGCTCGTGCCATTCAGGCTGGCTAGAAACCGAAGTTTTTGACATATGAGCAGATGCAGTTAAACAGTCTCAAAATAAATTATTTTACATCCACTAATGCAGCTCACGCTTCAAGTATACAGGCAACCAAACAAAGACTTAAATAAAGTCAATGCATACAGTGATGCAGGATGAGATAGTGCGACTAACCAGTCAAATGGATAGTGACTAAATAACCCAGTGCAATGGTACACGGAACTAATTTCCACTGCTCAGCCCAGTAAAATGCAAGGGAAACAAGCACAATGTCATATAGACATAACATATAGTATCACTGAAACACTGATTTTGATAGCAAGTCACTATGTAGAACAAAGGTAGACAAATCCTTCTACGGCTTCCTCCAACGGGTAGCTCCTCGAGACTCGAAAGGGAGGAGGACGGTATGTTGTTGTGTACCATGATGGGGTGGCAGTATGTGCTCTTAAGGAGCTCCTTgatgtcctcccgcgcggccttgagctgcaCCGCGTCCGACGCTGCCATGCACCGCACCACCCGCAGGCCacacccgcgcccggccgccttcTGCGCGCACGCAACCCCACCACCACTACGAGGTCAGTCAGAGCAGCTCGATTCGATCTTATGTAAGCGACAACCTCATATCGACCGGCGCGAGCAAATTAAAAGGGAACCTGCGAGAAGAGGGGCGGGCGGGAGCGTAGGCGCAGCCCCGCGCGGGCGGAGCATGGGGAGGGGAAAGAGGCGGCGGCTGCGGCTGCGACCGTTGCGCGGCGGGCGGACGGGGACGGCGAGGCGGCAGGGAGGAGGGAGGCGGCGAGGCGCTCCGCCATGGCACCGCGCGCGAGAGCTTTGGGAATTTGGAGGGAAGCGAGGCAGGATTGCTGCGCGCCTTCGCCTCGCCATCGAGGGGCTTCTCGGCGTCGGCTAGTCGAGGACTGGGTGAGGCCGTGCGCGTGTGGCGCGGCGAGACTGGAGTCTAATCTTGCGCGACCAATGGCCGGAAGACGCGTGTGCTGGTGGACCGCGACGGAAGACGACGGTCTCTGGGTCTCTGACTCTCTGCTGTGGCGCTGTCCTCGAAGAGTGAGCCGTTTCGCGGATGTGTACACTGTACAGTGACTATATACCGGCTTTCTCGCCTTTCTAGTAGAGATGATAACGGGTAAAAACTAACTCGGGTATCACTTACCAAATTCAAGTTTATAAAGAAAAAATACGCCTGTTAAAAAATATATAATTATGACACATATAAAATTTTGTCCAAACCTATATCTATGCGGCTTTCGAGTAATCAACGGGTTTTCCATACCCACTAATAGTAATATAAAAAATAATTCACCATATAAATAACAGTCAATATATTAATAAGCTATGATAAAAGAAAAAGGTTATAAATAATTTTATCTTAAACTTTGTTATATAGAgtttattttaattggaacatattcaattaataatattctGAGACATATTTATAAGATATGTTGATTTTAGGGCGGGTTTTTAAAACCCATGGATTTACGGGTATGGATAGTGAAAGAACAAACACATGCCCACATATCCATTGGTTTTCCATTTGAACCCAATAACAAACTCATGGGTAGAGAAATTGGCTCAAAATTAATAGAGAAAAAAACCACCATGTTTTAAGTATCCAATGCCATCTCTACATTCGAGTAGTCAGTAAATTTTAAATCTAAATATATAAAAAATATTAATGTGTATGATTTTAAAAAAACATTAGTAGATAAAGCATATTATATTTTTATAGTAAATCTATCTAAAGATATAAATATTAAAATTATTTTCCTAAAATTCTAGTTATTAGAATCATCATGAAAGTACTTCGACTATAACTTTCATTATTTCAATGATATATTTTTTGCAACAGATGTAAGTCAAATTGTCAAATTAGAGATTGTGTTATTATCCTAAATGACTTGCATTTGGAACCGGAGAGAGGCTTGCATACAACAATCTTTATTGTGTGTGTGGCTTGACTACATACAAAACTCAATTCTCTCCTCTAAAACAGCTCACTACCAAGATGGCCTGGGTAAGAATTCCAAGGTTAAGCTATCTACACTAATACAACTttaaatttctactctaaaagaATTATTGTATTCTAGTTAACAACTTTTTTACTTTATACCAAAATCATCTCCAATCATATTTACTCCATATCTTAATCCTATATTAACAACTGTATACTTTATCATTTCTTTCCTACTCCAAAAGAAGTAAAAGCGTGCTGAGTTGTTGTCTAAGTAGTATATAGGGTTACCGCCGTACAAAACTCTACTAGTAACGTTCCAAACCGGCTACTACAGTATAGCGTGTGGCATACCGCATGTGGCAGCAACAGACTGTTAAGGTAGCCTATGTCTGATAGTGCATGACATCCGGTCCACCGATGTGGACAAACCTAAGAAGCTCAATGGTAG is a genomic window of Zea mays cultivar B73 chromosome 5, Zm-B73-REFERENCE-NAM-5.0, whole genome shotgun sequence containing:
- the LOC100283135 gene encoding Probable L-ascorbate peroxidase 8, chloroplastic; its protein translation is MAERLAASLLPAASPSPSARRATVAAAAAASFPSPCSARAGLRLRSRPPLFSQKAAGRGCGLRVVRCMAASDAVQLKAAREDIKELLKSTYCHPIMVRLGWHDSGTYDKNIKDWPQRGGANGSLRFDAELSHGANAGLINALKLIQPIKDKYPGITYADLFQLASATAIEEAGGPKIPMKYGRVDVTAAEQCPPEGRLPDAGPRDPAEHLREVFYRMGLDDKEIVALSGAHTLGRARPDRSGWGKLETKYTKDGPGEPGGQSWTVEWLKFDNSYFKDMKFLSQLPWKEQKEQDLLVLPTDAALFEDPSFKVYAEKYAEDQEAFFKDYGEAHAKLSDLGAKFDPPEGFSLDDDTCSSPSDEKTEEPTLVAVGAAVATATADDNNGAAPQPEPFIAANYSYGKRELSDAMKQKIRAEYEGFGGSPDKPMQSNYFLNIMILIAGLAFLTSLLGN
- the LOC100283135 gene encoding probable L-ascorbate peroxidase 8, chloroplastic isoform X1, coding for MAERLAASLLPAASPSPSARRATVAAAAAASFPSPCSARAGLRLRSRPPLFSQKAAGRGCGLRVVRCMAASDAVQLKAAREDIKELLKSTYCHPIMVRLGWHDSGTYDKNIKDWPQRGGANGSLRFDAELSHGANAGLINALKLIQPIKDKYPGITYADLFQLASATAIEEAGGPKIPMKYGRVDVTAAEQCPPEGRLPDAGPRDPAEHLREVFYRMGLDDKEIVALSGAHTLGRARPDRSGWGKLETKYTKDGPGEPGGQSWTVEWLKFDNSYFKEMKLFFLNEIQDMKFLSQLPWKEQKEQDLLVLPTDAALFEDPSFKVYAEKYAEDQEAFFKDYGEAHAKLSDLGAKFDPPEGFSLDDDTCSSPSDEKTEEPTLVAVGAAVATATADDNNGAAPQPEPFIAANYSYGKRELSDAMKQKIRAEYEGFGGSPDKPMQSNYFLNIMILIAGLAFLTSLLGN